The following coding sequences are from one Coleofasciculus sp. FACHB-1120 window:
- a CDS encoding Npun_R2479 family HD domain-containing metalloprotein has translation MFNPTMVMIDTFVERLRAAYCRTYGGLKPDYPDIIVWAGNMALENIANSDALYHNVEHTIFVTLVGQAILRGKHIRLGGVCCEDWLHCIISLLCHDIGYVKGVCLQDRPSERVYATGIENLLISLPTGLTDASLTPYHVDRGKLFIEERFGGHKLIDTETIKKNIELTRFPVPADADHQDTNNYPGLIRAADLIGQLSDPRYLQKISGLFYEFEETGVNKTLGYKNPGDLRKNYPKFYWNVVYPYIQDGLRYLELTQEGKQILANLYANIFVVEHE, from the coding sequence ATGTTTAATCCCACAATGGTGATGATTGATACCTTCGTTGAACGCCTGCGGGCTGCCTACTGCCGCACTTACGGCGGTCTTAAACCAGACTACCCCGATATCATCGTCTGGGCTGGAAACATGGCTCTGGAAAATATTGCTAACAGCGACGCCCTTTATCACAACGTCGAACATACCATCTTTGTTACCTTAGTGGGACAGGCAATTCTGCGGGGAAAACATATCCGCTTGGGCGGAGTTTGTTGTGAAGATTGGTTGCACTGCATCATTTCTTTATTGTGTCATGATATCGGCTACGTGAAGGGAGTTTGTCTGCAAGATCGACCCAGTGAAAGGGTGTATGCCACAGGCATCGAAAACTTGCTCATTTCGTTGCCAACCGGCTTAACCGATGCCAGCCTTACACCTTATCATGTAGATCGCGGAAAACTGTTTATAGAGGAACGTTTTGGCGGTCACAAACTAATAGATACAGAAACGATCAAGAAGAATATTGAGTTAACTCGTTTTCCTGTGCCAGCAGATGCAGATCATCAAGATACTAATAATTATCCGGGCTTAATTCGTGCCGCAGATTTAATTGGTCAACTTAGCGATCCGCGTTACTTGCAAAAAATTAGTGGATTGTTCTATGAATTTGAAGAAACCGGGGTAAATAAAACCTTGGGTTACAAAAATCCTGGAGATTTGCGGAAAAACTACCCGAAGTTTTACTGGAATGTCGTTTATCCTTACATCCAGGATGGATTGCGCTACTTAGAGCTGACGCAAGAGGGAAAGCAGATATTGGCAAACCTCTACGCCAATATATTCGTGGTAGAACACGAATAG
- a CDS encoding HAMP domain-containing protein: MPTAQATPDTDNLDAKQLLRTLVAVKKGDFSVRMPIDQTGMAGKIADTLNDIIEMNQRMANELERISTVVGKEGKIAQRASIGTAGGSWSASVDSVNTLITDLVQPTAETARVIRAVANGDLSQRIAPEIEGRALQGEFLQTAQVVNTMVDQLSSFASEVTRVAREVGTEGKLGVQAEVKGVAGTWKDLTDNVNLMAGNLTAQVRNIAEVTTAVANGDLSKKITVDVKGEILELKNTVNVMVDQLNSFASEVTRVAREVGTEGKLGGQAEVRGVAGTWKDLTDSVNLMAGNLTAQVRNIAEVTTAVANGDLSKKITVDVKGEILDLKDTINVMVDQLNSFASEVTRVAREVGADGKLGGQAEVKGVAGTWKDLTDSVNFMAGSLTSQVRNIAEVTTAVANGDLSKKITVDVRGEILELKNTVNTMVDQLNSFASEVTRVAREVGTEGKLGVQAEVGGVAGTWKDLTDSVNLMAGNLTAQVRNIAEVTTAVANGDLSKKITVDVKGEIFELKNTVNIMVDQLSSFASEVTRVAREVGADGKLGGQAEVRGVAGTWKDLTDSVNFMAGSLTAQVRNIAEVTTAVANGDLSKKITVDVKGEILELKNTVNTMVDQLNSFASEVTRVAREVGTEGKLGVQAEVRGVAGTWKDLTDSVNSMAGNLTAQVRNIAEVTTAVANGDLSKKITVDVKGEILELKKTINTMVDQLSSFASEVTRVAREVGSEGKLGVQAEVRGVAGTWKDLTDSVNSMAGNLTEQVRNIAEVATAIANGDLSKKITVQVKGEILELKNTINIMVDQLSSFASEVTRVAREVGSEGKLGVQADVRGVAGTWKDLTDSVNFMAGSLTAQVRNIAAVTTAVANGDLSKKITVDVKGEILELKNTVNTMVDQLNSFASEVTRVAREVGTEGKLGVQAEVRGVAGTWKDLTDSVNFMAGSLTAQVRNIAEVTTAVANGDLSKKITVDVKGEILELKNTINTMVDQLNSFASEVTRVAREVGTEGKLGVQAYVRGVAGTWKDLTDNVNLMAGNLTAQVRNIAEVTKAVANGDLSKKITVDVKGEILDLKDTINVMVDQLSSFASEVTRVAREVGTEGKLGGQAEVRGVAGTWKDLTDNVNSMAGNLTAQVRGIAKVVTAVANGDLKRKLMLEAKGEIETLADTINEMIDTLATFADQVTTVAREVGIEGKLGGQAKVPGAAGTWRALTDNVNELAANLTTQVRAIAEVAIAVTKGDLTRSISVAAQGEVAILKDNINQMIANLRETTQKNTEQDWLKTNLAKFTRMLQGQRDLETVSKLILSELAPLVSAQHGVFYLMESGEQHRAFLKLLSTYAYRERKHLANHFHLGEGLVGQCALEKERILLSEVPDNYIKISSGLGESTPLNVVVLPVLFEGQVTAVIELASFRRFSEIHLTFFDQLTESIAIVLNTIAASMRTEELLKQSTALAEELQAQQKELTETNKRLEQQAKSLQASEELLKNQQEQLQQTNEELEERSRLLAMQNREVERKNREIEQARQSVEEKAEQLALTSKYKSEFLANMSHELRTPLNSLLILARLLSDNPDGNLTPKQVEYTRTIHSAGTDLLGLINDILDLAKIESGTMSVDIDQMLFTDLRSQMERTFQQVAHDKGLAFTVESDERLPKGMYTDSKRLQQVLKNLLSNAFKFTDQGAVRLRVELATGGWSSDQASLNRAQNVIAFAVSDTGIGIAPDKQRIIFEAFQQADGTTSRKYGGTGLGLSISREIARLLGGEIRLVSSPGQGSTFTLYLPQAYQDGAAGTSSPEVRTILPGARNYVAPSTLAPSTLAPSTPQTVEAPPAAPPANRNDGVRASTPGEASVAASPYPRSAQMADISDDRDDIQAGDRVLLIVEDDINFARILLDMARQQGFKALVALRSDTALAMVREFQPDAITLDIRLPIMDGWTVLDRLKHDPGTRHIPVHIISVEEVQQRSLQQGAIAYLQKPVSGEALGQALSDIKGFVERPVKNLLVVEDDETQRHSIVELIGNSDVQTTAVGTGAEALEELTTGHYDCLVLDLGLPDMTGFELMEQIKQEPSLTTLPIIVYTGRELTKQQETELKRIAETIIIKDVRSPERLLDETALFLHRVQANLPRPKQQMLEQLHQTDPVLTGKKVLIVDDDVRNIFALTSMLELHQMEVLYAENGRDGITKLQERPDIDIVLMDVMMPEMDGYETMQAIRQLDSFATLPMIALTAKAMKGDREKCIEAGASDYITKPVDTEQLLSLLRVWLYR; this comes from the coding sequence ATGCCCACTGCACAGGCAACCCCCGATACTGACAATCTCGATGCCAAACAGCTCCTGAGAACGCTCGTAGCTGTTAAAAAAGGTGACTTTTCTGTCCGGATGCCGATTGATCAGACTGGCATGGCGGGGAAAATTGCCGATACGCTCAACGACATCATTGAGATGAATCAGAGGATGGCGAATGAGCTAGAACGGATCAGCACGGTGGTTGGGAAAGAAGGCAAAATCGCCCAGCGTGCTTCGATTGGAACAGCAGGGGGTTCTTGGTCAGCTAGTGTAGATTCTGTCAATACCCTAATTACAGATTTAGTTCAACCGACCGCTGAAACTGCTCGCGTGATCCGGGCGGTTGCCAATGGCGATTTATCTCAGAGAATCGCGCCGGAGATTGAAGGTAGAGCCTTACAAGGGGAATTTCTCCAAACCGCACAGGTCGTCAACACGATGGTGGATCAGCTTTCCTCCTTCGCCTCAGAAGTCACGCGGGTTGCCCGTGAAGTGGGTACGGAAGGCAAGTTGGGCGTGCAAGCAGAAGTGAAGGGCGTCGCAGGCACCTGGAAGGATTTGACCGATAACGTCAACTTAATGGCAGGAAATTTGACTGCCCAAGTTCGGAACATCGCCGAAGTGACCACAGCGGTTGCCAATGGCGACCTTTCTAAGAAAATCACTGTCGATGTCAAAGGCGAAATTTTAGAGCTAAAAAACACCGTCAACGTCATGGTGGATCAGCTCAACTCCTTTGCCTCAGAAGTCACGCGGGTTGCCCGCGAAGTGGGTACGGAAGGTAAACTGGGCGGTCAAGCAGAAGTACGCGGCGTTGCCGGAACCTGGAAGGATCTCACCGACAGCGTAAACTTGATGGCGGGGAACTTGACAGCGCAGGTGCGGAACATTGCAGAAGTAACGACGGCAGTAGCAAATGGCGACCTATCCAAGAAAATCACGGTTGATGTTAAAGGCGAAATTTTAGATTTGAAGGACACCATCAACGTGATGGTGGATCAGCTGAACTCGTTTGCCTCGGAAGTGACGCGGGTGGCGCGTGAGGTGGGTGCAGATGGGAAGTTGGGCGGTCAGGCAGAAGTGAAGGGAGTTGCCGGAACTTGGAAGGATCTCACTGATTCGGTGAACTTCATGGCGGGAAGTTTAACCTCCCAGGTGAGGAACATCGCAGAAGTGACGACGGCGGTGGCAAATGGCGACCTTTCTAAGAAAATTACTGTCGATGTGCGTGGGGAAATTTTAGAACTAAAAAACACCGTCAACACGATGGTGGATCAGTTGAATTCGTTCGCCTCGGAAGTGACGCGGGTGGCGCGTGAGGTGGGTACGGAAGGGAAACTGGGCGTACAAGCAGAAGTCGGTGGAGTTGCCGGAACCTGGAAGGATTTGACGGATTCGGTGAACTTGATGGCGGGGAATCTAACCGCGCAGGTGCGGAACATCGCGGAAGTGACGACGGCAGTTGCTAATGGCGACCTTTCTAAGAAAATTACCGTCGATGTTAAGGGCGAAATTTTCGAGCTGAAAAACACCGTCAATATCATGGTGGATCAGCTTTCCTCCTTCGCCTCGGAAGTAACACGGGTGGCGCGGGAGGTCGGGGCAGATGGGAAGCTGGGCGGTCAGGCGGAGGTGCGGGGCGTTGCCGGAACCTGGAAGGATCTCACCGATTCGGTGAACTTCATGGCGGGTTCTTTGACGGCGCAGGTGCGGAACATCGCGGAAGTGACGACGGCGGTGGCGAATGGCGACCTTTCTAAGAAAATTACCGTCGATGTCAAAGGCGAAATTTTAGAGCTGAAAAACACCGTTAACACGATGGTGGATCAGCTCAACTCCTTCGCCTCGGAGGTGACGCGGGTAGCGCGAGAGGTGGGAACGGAAGGGAAACTGGGCGTACAAGCGGAGGTGCGAGGCGTCGCGGGTACGTGGAAGGATTTGACCGATTCGGTGAACTCGATGGCGGGGAATCTAACCGCACAGGTGCGAAACATCGCAGAAGTGACGACGGCAGTTGCAAACGGCGACCTTTCTAAGAAAATTACCGTTGATGTTAAGGGCGAAATTTTAGAGCTGAAAAAGACGATCAACACGATGGTGGATCAGCTTTCGTCCTTCGCCTCAGAAGTGACGCGGGTGGCGCGAGAGGTGGGTTCGGAAGGGAAACTCGGCGTACAGGCAGAAGTGCGAGGCGTCGCGGGTACGTGGAAGGATCTCACCGACTCGGTGAACTCGATGGCGGGGAACCTCACCGAACAAGTGCGAAATATTGCGGAAGTGGCAACTGCGATCGCAAATGGCGACTTATCTAAGAAAATTACCGTCCAAGTTAAAGGCGAAATTTTAGAGCTGAAAAACACGATCAATATCATGGTCGATCAGCTTTCGTCCTTTGCCTCAGAAGTCACGCGGGTGGCGCGAGAGGTGGGTTCGGAAGGGAAACTCGGCGTGCAAGCAGATGTGCGAGGGGTCGCCGGAACCTGGAAGGATCTCACCGATTCGGTGAACTTCATGGCAGGTTCTTTGACGGCACAGGTGCGAAACATTGCCGCCGTGACGACGGCGGTGGCGAATGGTGATCTTTCTAAGAAAATTACCGTCGATGTCAAAGGGGAAATTTTAGAGCTGAAAAACACCGTCAATACGATGGTGGATCAGCTCAACTCCTTCGCCTCGGAGGTGACGCGGGTGGCGCGAGAGGTGGGGACGGAAGGGAAACTCGGCGTACAAGCGGAGGTGCGAGGGGTTGCTGGAACCTGGAAGGATCTCACCGATTCGGTGAACTTCATGGCAGGTTCTTTGACTGCACAGGTGCGAAACATCGCGGAAGTGACGACGGCGGTAGCGAATGGCGACTTATCCAAGAAAATTACCGTCGATGTTAAAGGCGAGATTTTAGAGCTGAAGAACACGATCAATACGATGGTGGATCAGCTCAACTCCTTTGCCTCGGAGGTGACGCGGGTAGCGCGAGAGGTGGGAACGGAAGGAAAACTGGGCGTACAAGCGTATGTCCGAGGGGTTGCCGGAACCTGGAAAGATTTGACCGATAACGTCAACTTGATGGCAGGGAATCTAACTGCACAAGTGCGGAACATCGCCGAAGTGACGAAGGCGGTGGCAAATGGCGACCTTTCCAAGAAAATCACGGTTGATGTCAAAGGCGAGATTTTGGATCTCAAAGACACGATCAACGTGATGGTGGATCAGCTTTCCTCCTTCGCCTCAGAAGTAACGCGGGTGGCGCGAGAGGTGGGAACAGAAGGCAAATTGGGCGGTCAAGCGGAGGTGCGCGGCGTTGCCGGAACCTGGAAGGATTTGACCGACAACGTGAACTCAATGGCAGGGAATTTAACCGCGCAAGTGCGAGGCATCGCCAAAGTGGTAACGGCAGTTGCTAATGGGGACTTGAAGCGAAAACTCATGCTAGAGGCGAAGGGAGAAATTGAAACCTTAGCCGATACGATCAACGAGATGATCGACACGCTGGCAACGTTTGCCGATCAAGTCACGACAGTGGCGCGAGAGGTGGGGATTGAAGGGAAGCTAGGGGGACAGGCGAAGGTGCCGGGAGCTGCCGGAACCTGGAGAGCGCTGACCGACAACGTGAACGAACTGGCAGCGAATTTAACGACGCAGGTACGAGCGATTGCAGAAGTCGCGATCGCTGTAACCAAAGGCGACCTGACCCGATCGATTTCCGTCGCCGCACAAGGGGAAGTCGCCATCCTCAAAGACAACATCAACCAGATGATTGCCAACCTGCGGGAAACAACACAGAAAAATACCGAGCAAGACTGGTTAAAAACCAACCTCGCCAAATTTACCCGGATGCTTCAGGGACAGCGAGATTTGGAAACCGTCTCCAAACTCATTCTCTCGGAACTCGCTCCTCTGGTTTCCGCCCAACATGGTGTGTTTTACCTGATGGAAAGTGGCGAGCAACATCGGGCATTCCTGAAACTCCTGAGTACCTATGCTTACCGCGAGCGCAAGCATCTCGCCAACCACTTCCATTTAGGGGAAGGCTTGGTAGGACAATGCGCTCTGGAAAAAGAACGGATTCTGCTCAGCGAGGTGCCGGACAACTATATCAAGATCAGTTCTGGCTTAGGGGAATCCACCCCGCTGAATGTCGTCGTGTTGCCCGTCCTTTTTGAAGGGCAAGTAACAGCAGTGATTGAACTGGCTTCTTTCCGGCGATTTAGCGAGATTCACCTCACCTTCTTCGATCAACTCACAGAAAGCATTGCCATCGTTCTGAACACGATCGCGGCTTCGATGCGTACCGAAGAATTACTCAAGCAGTCCACCGCCCTGGCAGAAGAACTCCAAGCCCAGCAGAAAGAACTCACAGAAACGAATAAGCGACTGGAACAACAAGCCAAATCACTCCAGGCATCCGAGGAACTGCTCAAGAATCAACAAGAACAATTGCAGCAAACCAACGAAGAACTGGAAGAGCGATCGCGCTTACTCGCGATGCAAAACCGCGAAGTCGAGCGCAAGAATCGGGAAATCGAACAGGCAAGGCAGTCGGTGGAGGAGAAAGCCGAGCAACTGGCACTCACCTCGAAGTACAAGTCGGAATTCTTGGCGAATATGTCCCATGAACTGCGGACACCGCTAAATAGCTTGTTGATTTTGGCTCGTCTACTTTCTGATAATCCAGATGGCAACCTGACGCCGAAGCAAGTCGAATACACCCGCACGATTCATTCCGCAGGCACCGATTTGTTAGGACTGATTAACGACATCTTGGATCTGGCAAAGATTGAATCGGGAACGATGTCGGTTGACATCGATCAGATGTTATTTACCGATTTGCGGAGCCAGATGGAGCGAACGTTCCAGCAAGTGGCGCACGACAAAGGACTCGCCTTTACCGTGGAATCTGACGAAAGACTGCCCAAGGGAATGTATACCGACTCGAAACGGTTACAACAAGTCCTCAAGAATCTGCTCTCGAATGCCTTTAAATTTACGGATCAGGGTGCAGTTCGATTACGAGTTGAGTTAGCAACAGGCGGCTGGAGTTCCGATCAGGCGAGTTTAAATCGCGCCCAAAATGTGATTGCGTTTGCTGTCAGCGACACAGGCATTGGGATTGCACCGGATAAGCAGAGAATTATTTTTGAGGCTTTTCAACAGGCGGATGGGACAACCAGCCGTAAATACGGCGGGACGGGTTTGGGCTTGTCAATCAGTCGAGAAATTGCCCGACTGCTGGGCGGAGAAATTCGCCTGGTGAGCAGTCCGGGACAGGGAAGCACGTTTACCCTCTATTTGCCGCAAGCTTATCAAGATGGGGCAGCAGGAACAAGCAGTCCGGAAGTGCGAACTATCCTTCCCGGCGCGAGGAATTACGTCGCACCCAGTACCCTCGCACCCAGTACCCTCGCACCCAGTACCCCTCAGACCGTTGAGGCTCCACCGGCGGCTCCACCGGCGAATCGAAATGACGGCGTTCGCGCCTCCACTCCCGGAGAGGCAAGTGTCGCCGCAAGTCCCTACCCACGCTCCGCCCAGATGGCTGACATTAGCGATGACCGGGACGACATCCAAGCGGGCGATCGCGTGTTGTTAATTGTGGAGGACGATATCAATTTCGCTCGGATCTTATTAGATATGGCACGACAACAGGGCTTCAAAGCGCTGGTGGCGTTGCGAAGCGATACAGCTCTGGCAATGGTGCGAGAATTTCAGCCGGATGCGATTACCCTAGATATTCGGTTGCCAATAATGGATGGCTGGACGGTGTTAGACCGTTTGAAGCACGACCCAGGCACTCGTCACATCCCCGTGCATATCATCTCCGTCGAAGAAGTCCAGCAGCGCAGCTTGCAACAAGGAGCGATCGCTTATCTGCAAAAACCTGTCAGCGGTGAAGCTTTGGGGCAAGCGCTGTCTGACATTAAGGGGTTCGTCGAGCGTCCCGTGAAGAACTTGCTGGTCGTAGAAGATGATGAAACTCAACGCCACAGCATTGTCGAGCTAATCGGTAATAGCGACGTGCAGACAACGGCTGTCGGCACTGGGGCAGAGGCACTCGAAGAACTGACAACCGGACACTATGATTGCCTAGTTCTGGATTTGGGACTGCCGGATATGACCGGATTTGAGCTGATGGAGCAAATTAAACAGGAGCCGAGCCTGACGACACTCCCAATCATTGTTTATACCGGCAGGGAATTAACCAAGCAACAAGAAACCGAACTCAAACGCATTGCCGAGACGATTATCATCAAAGACGTGCGATCGCCAGAACGTCTTCTGGATGAAACCGCCTTGTTCCTCCACCGAGTGCAGGCAAATTTACCCCGCCCGAAACAACAAATGCTGGAACAACTGCATCAAACCGATCCGGTTCTGACTGGCAAGAAAGTCTTGATTGTGGATGACGATGTGCGGAATATCTTTGCCCTCACCAGTATGCTGGAACTTCATCAAATGGAAGTGTTGTATGCCGAAAATGGCAGAGATGGCATTACTAAGTTGCAAGAACGCCCCGACATTGATATTGTCCTGATGGACGTAATGATGCCGGAAATGGACGGCTACGAAACCATGCAAGCCATTCGCCAGCTCGATTCATTCGCAACACTGCCCATGATCGCGCTCACCGCCAAAGCCATGAAAGGCGATCGCGAAAAGTGTATCGAAGCCGGTGCCTCCGACTACATTACCAAACCTGTTGATACCGAGCAATTGCTCTCCCTGCTGCGCGTCTGGCTCTATCGATAA
- a CDS encoding protein-glutamate O-methyltransferase CheR: MNTPKNSSELEDIEIQLLLEGVYRYYGFDFRNYAPASLKRRIWNAIRAENLGSVSALQEKVLHDANAMERFLLGLSVNVTAMFRDPTFYLTFRNKVVPLLRTYPFIRIWCAGCSTGEEVYSLAILLQEEELYHRCRIYATDMNEMVLRKAKSGIFPLHLMQEYTQHYLKAGGIKSFSEYYTAAYDSAIFRASLKENIVFSQHNLAIDGSFNEFNVILCRNVLIYFNPFLQERVHNLLYDSLCRFGILGLGRQESLKTTLYEKHYEELENHEKIYRKLG, encoded by the coding sequence ATGAATACGCCCAAAAATAGCAGCGAACTTGAAGATATTGAAATTCAGTTGCTATTGGAGGGCGTATATCGTTACTACGGCTTTGATTTCCGAAATTATGCTCCTGCTTCACTTAAGCGCCGCATTTGGAACGCGATTCGTGCGGAAAATTTAGGCAGTGTATCTGCGCTTCAGGAAAAAGTTCTCCACGATGCAAACGCGATGGAGCGATTTTTGCTCGGTCTCTCCGTCAACGTGACCGCTATGTTCCGCGATCCCACCTTTTATTTAACTTTTAGAAACAAAGTTGTTCCCTTATTGCGAACTTATCCATTTATTCGGATCTGGTGTGCTGGTTGTTCAACCGGCGAGGAAGTTTATTCCCTCGCAATTTTGTTGCAAGAAGAAGAGCTTTATCACCGTTGCCGTATCTATGCAACCGACATGAATGAAATGGTATTAAGAAAAGCCAAAAGTGGCATTTTCCCCCTTCATTTAATGCAGGAATATACTCAGCATTATCTAAAAGCAGGCGGGATTAAGTCTTTTTCAGAGTATTATACGGCTGCTTATGACAGCGCTATTTTCCGCGCATCCCTGAAAGAAAATATTGTTTTTTCTCAACATAACCTAGCGATTGATGGTTCTTTTAATGAATTCAATGTCATCTTATGTCGCAACGTCCTGATCTATTTCAATCCATTTCTTCAGGAACGGGTTCACAATCTTTTGTACGATAGCCTTTGTAGATTTGGGATTTTAGGATTAGGTCGTCAGGAATCTCTGAAAACCACGCTATACGAAAAACACTATGAGGAGTTAGAAAATCATGAAAAGATTTACCGAAAATTGGGTTAA